Proteins found in one Ferrovibrio sp. MS7 genomic segment:
- the rfbC gene encoding dTDP-4-dehydrorhamnose 3,5-epimerase, with amino-acid sequence MKIEKRKLPGVHEITLSPRGDHRGYFMRMYDKQIFAEAGIDRAWLQENEARTEKRHTVRGLHFQRPPAAETKLIRATQGVVLDVFVDLRAGSPTYGQWDCVELDAAKHNMVLIPRGFAHGYCTLTDDSVVTYKVDSVYTPTLEGGLRWNDPQVGIAWPVSEPIMSDRDKLQPLLAELEPIQEAWA; translated from the coding sequence ATGAAGATCGAGAAGCGCAAGCTGCCCGGCGTGCATGAAATCACGCTCAGCCCCCGCGGCGACCATCGCGGCTATTTCATGCGCATGTACGACAAGCAGATTTTCGCCGAGGCCGGCATCGACCGCGCCTGGCTGCAGGAAAACGAGGCCCGCACCGAGAAGCGCCACACCGTGCGCGGCCTGCATTTCCAGCGCCCGCCGGCAGCCGAGACCAAGCTGATCCGCGCCACCCAGGGCGTAGTGCTGGATGTGTTCGTGGACCTGCGCGCTGGCTCGCCGACCTATGGGCAATGGGATTGCGTGGAACTCGATGCGGCGAAGCACAACATGGTGCTGATCCCGCGCGGCTTCGCCCATGGCTATTGCACGCTCACCGATGATTCCGTGGTCACCTACAAGGTCGACAGCGTCTACACGCCTACCCTGGAAGGCGGCCTGCGCTGGAACGACCCCCAGGTCGGCATTGCCTGGCCGGTCAGCGAGCCGATCATGTCGGACCGTGATAAGCTGCAGCCGTTGCTCGCGGAACTGGAACCGATCCAGGA